The DNA sequence CAGACCGCCATAAAACGTCGCCACCTTCTTACCATCTGAGGCGCGCCACAAGCGAGCAATGTCGAAAAAGGCTCCAGTCGCCAACTGCGTTCCATCGGGTGAGAATGCCGCGATCACATGTGGTGGAATATGCCCACCCAATTCGAAGACAGGCTTGCCGGAGGCAATCTGCCAGATTCGCGCGCTTCCATCCTCCGCCCCGGTGACGAGGCGCGCCCCGTCGGGTGAAAAGCCAATTGAATCCACTGGGGCCGTGTGGCCCAAGAGCGCCGCGATTTCCTCTCCCGTCGCAGCATCCCAAATCCTCGCGGTCTTGTCCCAAGATGCGGTCGCTATACGCTTGCCGTCGGGCGAAAAGGCAACTGCGTTCACAAAGAAACTGTGCCCCGAGAGCGTCGCTTCGGGAACGCCGGTGAAGGCGTTCCAAATCCTTGCCGTTCGGTCTGCCGATGCGGTCGCCACCCTCGCGCCGTCAGGCGAAAATGCGATGCCTTGGACGAGCATCGTGTGGCCAGTGAGTGTCACCAGTGGCTTCATGCTATCTAGCGAAAAAATGCGAGCGCCTTTGTCGCCGCAAGTCGCGAAGCGTTTCCCATCGGGGGAATATACCCCACCGTACTGCGCAAACTCCCGATCAGGAACACTATGAACGACTTTCGCGTCTGAAGCGGATAGCAAGGACGCAACCCCATCGACCGAAACAGCCAAAAGCGTCTGCCCGTCTGGAGAAAACGCGACCGAATGGATTACGCCGCCCAGCTTGTTCGATTGTGCGAGCAATTCCGGGGAGACGCTGCTGCTTTCGATTTCGCTGCGGAAGCGCATCACTTGGCGGCTAGTTTCTTTCGCAATGATCGCCTGCGCCGACGTATTGACTTCATCGCCGGAGGCGCTGAACGACGTCACAACTGTCAGGGCCGACACCAGAAATGCTCGTTCGAAAGACATTGATCGTCTCAAGTCTGAATTGTTCGTGGGAGGCCAACCGCGCGAGCGTCCCTAGGTTCATTCACGAAAGAATGGCGCGCCGTCGAGAGGCAGCGCAGACGACACGTTACTTCTACAGCTTCCTCATCTTCGTCTTCTTCGATCACCCCCACATCCCCCGCATCTTCGCCCGCACATCGACCCGCAGGCCAGCCCCGGCGAGACGCTCGCTCGACGCCGCCGCGGCCGGCCAGCTCACGCACTCGAAATGCCGCAGTATCTCCGCCGAAATAAATCGCGTGCGCGCTGCGTAGACATGCCGGTCGCCCTGCGCCGGTTGGCCATGTGTGAAAAATCGCTGCGGCGTCACCAGGCGCAGGCTGTCCTTCGCGCGCGTCATCGCGACATAGAGCAGTCGGCGCTCCTCCTCTATCTCCGCCGCCGTGCCCGTTGCGAGATCGGAAGGGATGCAGCCGTCGACGCAGTTCAGCACGAAAACCGACTTCCACTCCTGCCCCTTGGCCGAATGGATCGTCGAGAGGATGAGATAATCCTCGTCGCGCAGAGGCGGGCCGGCTTCGTCGCTGGTCGCGTCCGGCGGGTCGAGCGTCAGCTCGGTGAGGAAGCGCTCGCGCGAGGGATGGCAGGCGGCGATCTGCTCGAGCTGCACGAGATCGGCGAGGCGGCTCGGCGCGTCCTCGTGCAGCCGCTCGAGATGCGGCTCATACCAGCGGCGCGCCGCTTCCATTTCCGCCGGCCAGCCCTCTCTCGCATGCAGCATTTGCAGCGTCGCGACGAGGTCGCGCCAATCCTCGCCGGCGCGTGGCGGCGTCGGCGCCTCGGCGAGGCAGGTGAGCGGGTCCGGACGCTCGATGAGGAAATCGAGAATCTTCTGCGCGGAGGAGGGGCCGACGCCGGGCAGGACTTGCAGAATGCGAAAGCCGGCGACGCGATCACGCGGGTTCTGCGCGAAGCGCAGCAAAGCGAGAACATCCTTCACATGGGCGCTGTCGAGGAACTTCAGCCCGCCGAATTTCACGAAGGGAATGTTGCGGCGCGCGAGCTCCAGCTCCAGCATGGCGCTGTGATGCGAGGCGCGGAACAGCGCCGCCTGCTGCTTCAGCGTCATGCCGGCTTCGCGCGCCTCGAGCACGCGCTCGGCGATGAAACGCGCTTGATCGCTCTCGTCGCGTACGGCGACGAGCTGCGGCCGCTCCGATGAGCGGCGCTCGGTCCAGAGGATCTTGGCGTAGCGCTCGGCGGCGAGCGAGATGACGGCGTTGGCCGCGGCGAGGATCGGCTCGGTCGAGCGATAATTGCGATCGAGCGTGACGATTTCCGCCGGCGGCGTGAAGCTCTTCGGAAACTCTAGAATATTGCGCACCGTGGCGGCGCGGAAGGAGTAGATGGATTGGGCGTCGTCGCCGACGACGGTGAGCCCCTGGCCCTTCGGCTTCAAGGCGAGCAGGATGGAGGCCTGGAGGCGATTGGTGTCCTGATATTCGTCGACGAGAATGTGATCGAAGCGGCCGCCGATCTCCTCGGCGAGCGCGTCGTCCTGCATCATCTGCGCCCAATAGAGCAGGAGATCGTCGTAATCGAGCACATTCTGCGCCTGCTTCGCCTCCACATAGGCGGCGAACAAGCGTCGCAGCTCCTCGTGCCAGCGCGCGCACCAGGGGAAGGCGCCGAGCAGCGCCTGCTCGAGAGGAATTTCGGCGTTCACGGCGCGGGAGTAGATCGCGAGACACGTTCCCTTGGTGGGGAAGCGGGTCTCGGTCTTGGAGAAGCCGAGCTCGTGGCGGATGAGATTCATCAGATCGGCGGAGTCTTCGCGATCATGAATGGTGAAGGCGGGGTCGAGGCCGATGGCGCTGGCGTATTCGCGCAGCAGCCTCGCGCCGATCGCGTGAAACGTGCCGGCCCAGGCGAGGACATCGCCGCCGCCTTTGGAGCCCAGCGCCTCGGCGCAGATGCGCTCGACGCGGCGAACCATCTCGGCGGCGGCGCGGCGGGAGAAGGTCATTAGCAACATGCGCTGCGGATCGGCGCCCCGGACGATGAGATGCGCGACCCGATGGGCGAGCGTGTTCGTCTTTCCCGAGCCGGCGCCCGCGATGATCAGCAGCGGGCCGCCGGCGGGAGCCGACGAGCCGTCATGGAGGCCGTGCTCGACGGCGCGGCGTTGTTCGGCGTTGAGCTTTTCGAGATAGGCGACGGAGGTCATGGGCGAATCGGTGGCGTGAGCGGGCCTGCGGACTGAACCATAATTCTTGTTTTGTTCGCAATGGCGGCGTGTGTCGGGGGAGGATGGGGCGAGCTGGCGGCCCGGTTCGAATTTCCGTGAAGCGCCA is a window from the Methylosinus sp. C49 genome containing:
- a CDS encoding WD40 repeat domain-containing protein → MSALTVVTSFSASGDEVNTSAQAIIAKETSRQVMRFRSEIESSSVSPELLAQSNKLGGVIHSVAFSPDGQTLLAVSVDGVASLLSASDAKVVHSVPDREFAQYGGVYSPDGKRFATCGDKGARIFSLDSMKPLVTLTGHTMLVQGIAFSPDGARVATASADRTARIWNAFTGVPEATLSGHSFFVNAVAFSPDGKRIATASWDKTARIWDAATGEEIAALLGHTAPVDSIGFSPDGARLVTGAEDGSARIWQIASGKPVFELGGHIPPHVIAAFSPDGTQLATGAFFDIARLWRASDGKKVATFYGGLPGGVIFALAFSPDGHRLAVGTFEGVVQIWAVR
- a CDS encoding ATP-dependent helicase → MTSVAYLEKLNAEQRRAVEHGLHDGSSAPAGGPLLIIAGAGSGKTNTLAHRVAHLIVRGADPQRMLLMTFSRRAAAEMVRRVERICAEALGSKGGGDVLAWAGTFHAIGARLLREYASAIGLDPAFTIHDREDSADLMNLIRHELGFSKTETRFPTKGTCLAIYSRAVNAEIPLEQALLGAFPWCARWHEELRRLFAAYVEAKQAQNVLDYDDLLLYWAQMMQDDALAEEIGGRFDHILVDEYQDTNRLQASILLALKPKGQGLTVVGDDAQSIYSFRAATVRNILEFPKSFTPPAEIVTLDRNYRSTEPILAAANAVISLAAERYAKILWTERRSSERPQLVAVRDESDQARFIAERVLEAREAGMTLKQQAALFRASHHSAMLELELARRNIPFVKFGGLKFLDSAHVKDVLALLRFAQNPRDRVAGFRILQVLPGVGPSSAQKILDFLIERPDPLTCLAEAPTPPRAGEDWRDLVATLQMLHAREGWPAEMEAARRWYEPHLERLHEDAPSRLADLVQLEQIAACHPSRERFLTELTLDPPDATSDEAGPPLRDEDYLILSTIHSAKGQEWKSVFVLNCVDGCIPSDLATGTAAEIEEERRLLYVAMTRAKDSLRLVTPQRFFTHGQPAQGDRHVYAARTRFISAEILRHFECVSWPAAAASSERLAGAGLRVDVRAKMRGMWG